One window from the genome of Amycolatopsis sp. NBC_01480 encodes:
- a CDS encoding YqeB family protein produces METVLDEPTWVRRGSWIVCPAVGALLGWLVQALSGWVASLAWFPVQGPFRLLATADQPWKLLGALAVGLVLGTAFAVVWARDRLVVTVSPTRVTLERAGRRRRIDAELTAVFLDGKKLVLLGAGEHEIARESTDLDRGELAAAFLGHGHPWLDEPPPER; encoded by the coding sequence ATGGAGACCGTGCTCGACGAGCCGACCTGGGTGCGCCGCGGGTCCTGGATCGTCTGCCCCGCCGTCGGCGCGCTGCTCGGCTGGCTGGTGCAGGCGCTGTCCGGCTGGGTGGCCTCGCTCGCCTGGTTCCCGGTGCAGGGGCCGTTCCGGCTGCTCGCGACCGCGGACCAGCCGTGGAAACTGCTCGGCGCGCTCGCCGTCGGCCTGGTGCTGGGCACGGCGTTCGCTGTGGTCTGGGCACGCGACCGGCTGGTCGTCACGGTCTCGCCCACCCGCGTCACGCTGGAGCGCGCCGGGCGGCGCCGCCGGATCGACGCGGAGCTGACGGCCGTTTTCCTCGACGGCAAGAAGCTCGTGCTGCTCGGCGCCGGCGAGCACGAGATCGCCCGCGAGAGCACCGACCTCGACCGCGGCGAGCTGGCGGCGGCGTTCCTCGGCCACGGCCACCCGTGGCTCGACGAGCCCCCACCCGAGCGATGA